A stretch of the Lolium perenne isolate Kyuss_39 chromosome 3, Kyuss_2.0, whole genome shotgun sequence genome encodes the following:
- the LOC139838255 gene encoding uncharacterized protein, which translates to MPPRRRPSSGYHGVRARPSGRFDAEIRSGEERIRLGTFDTAHEAARAYDAVAWRLGRSRRSLNFHDVYTREQAEMLAPPPPVITQEQTRRRRELEQRLLIAERDEAMRVEWARRFPEDLAATEAFYAQKEEEKAAARRPPLESMRSFAGSNAVDQREQRGSPPKQRRLPLGAMICVPSLGAAALADGSNPSRRWDQRCPLLGALWPSSDSCGAR; encoded by the exons atgccgccgcgccgccgcccatcctCCGGCTACCACGGCGTCCGCGCACGGCCGAGCGGCCGATTCGACGCGGAGATccgctccggcgaggagcggatcCGTCTCGGCACATTCGAcacggcgcacgaggcggcgcgcgCCTACGACGCCGTCGCGTGGCGGCTCGGCCGCTCCCGGCGGTCGTTGAACTTCCACGACGTCTACACCCGCGAGCAGGCGGAGATGCTCGCGCCGCCACCGCCCGTCATCACGCAGGAGCAGACGCGTCGGCGACGGGAGTTGGAGCAGCGCCTCCTCATCGCGGAGCGCGACGAGGCGATGCGCGTCGAGTGGGCGCGGCGCTTCCCCGAAGACCTCGCCGCGACGGAGGCCTTCTACgcgcagaaggaggaggagaag GCTGCTGCTCGGCGCCCTCCGCTAGAATCCATGCGGTCCTTCGCCGGCAGCAACGCTGTCGACCAGCGGGAGCAACGCGGCTCTCCTCCAAAGCAGAGGCGCTTGCCGCTGGGAGCAATGATATGCGTCCCTTCTCTGGGAGCAGCGGCGCTGGCGGATGGGAGCAACCCATCCCGTCGATGGGATCAGAGGTGCCCGCTGCTGGGAGCACTGTGGCCCTCCTCCGATAGCTGTGGTGCCCGCTGA